The genomic interval GTCACCACCACCTGAAGTGCCAGATCGGGGGCTTGGGCGATCTCCTTCATCACCCAATAGAGGTGGCCATATTCGGCGCGAGTACCGGTGACGACGCAGATTTTAGGGGGGGGAGTGCTCATAATAGGAGGATTGTGGCATCCTGCCCGGAAAATTTATAGAGCCCGAATGGCTTTTAGAAGAGTTGGCAGTTGGGTGGAGGGATTTTTTGGTTGAATGAGGTTGCTGGAAACTCCTACTTGTAAAGCACGTTCTTCAGCCTTTTCCCAACCATCGGAACAGGACTCAAGAAGATCAAAGATTTGCTTGTTTCCCTTTCCATAATCATCCATCTTGGACTTCATGCGAAGTTCATTATCAATCAATCCATCACAATCGTTATACGGCGGTTCAAAAAAACCAAAATGCAGTAAAAACCAATACTCTAGACAGGGTGTCGTAACGATGGAACTACATGAAATTTTTTCACCAAACAGGTTACCCTGGAGTCGACTGATCGCTTTTTGAAAAGACTCCTTTCGAGAAAAACTTATGGCCGAATCTCCATCAAAAAGACAATAGACTGCTTCATATGGTGTCCCGCCTTTCTTTTCAGATCTTTGCTCTGCATTAAAAATCGCCACCGCACTATTTACCACATTATTTGGGTCAGTTCCAAAATGGCTTTTAACAACATTTATCTGATGTTGCTTTTTAAAGAATTTGTCTCGAATCAAATCAGTCAGATAATTTACTGCACTTTCACTATCCTCACAGACGACAAGAATCCGCTTGGGAGTGGCACGTTTTTTCCGATGACTCCTTCCGAGGCGGACTTCTTTACGTTTGGTGTGTTCCCGTGCCGAACTTTTGCCAGTACCCGGAACTGTCTTTCCCCGGCTCATTCCTCTGGACCTTTCCGTTTTTTCCGGCCCGAGTCAAGCCCACTTTTTCCCACCAGGCGGGGCAAAATCGGCAGAGCACCATATCGACCGTTTAAATAGCGTTTTTGAAAGGCATACTCTTCTCTGACATCAAAATCAGAGATGGGATAGAGTTCACTTCCCAGATCATTCCCCTTTTCAATCATCCATATTTGATCCCGCCGAAGCAGGTCACTATCGAGTAAAGCAACATCGTGGGTGGTGGCGATCAACTGGGCACCCTGAGGATTGGTCCTTGTATCGTGGACCAAATCGAACAGGGCGCGGACCAGTTTGTGGTGGAGACTGTTGTCCAGCTCATCGATAAATAACACCAACCCCTGGTTTAGCAACTCCAACCAGTACCCTGCCAACAAAAACATTTTGTGTGTTCCGACCGACTCTGCATCCCAGGGCCGTTTTATCAGAGAGGATGTCTCTCCTTCTACGATTTTGGACGATGCGGCCATATAACTCCCGATCGTAGCGCCATCCAAAACTTTTTGATTCATCATCACCCTACCGCCCTCAAACCGACCAAGAAGCTCTTTCATAGACGGTGCCCCCCAATTGGTCCTTGGAATAATTTCCACATCAATGTCCAAATGAGAAATACTGGCATCGGCAAGCTTTAAAAAGACCAATGCCCACTCACGCCCTCTTTCCTCGCGGCAAGCCTCCCATGTTTTAACGGGCAATACGCTCTCTTCTTCACCTGGAGTATCAATTCGAATCCTCAATTTATCCCGAAACCACCCAAACACTGGCTCCATGGAGGGGCTGTTGAGCTGAATGGCGGTAGAAAGAAACAAAGCATTATTGCGGGTTTTTTCCTGATAAAGCGTGAGATTCCGTTTACCTTCCATCTTTTGTATGGCAGGACAGTTCCAAATTTCCTCACCACTTTCAACATCCCGGCCACGCTCGATCCAAGTGCGTTTAGCCTCTCGCTCCCCTGCCTTCCCGAAGCTATAGAGCCACTCTTCCTCCACTCGCTCCTTGGTGGCGGTAAAACCATACTGATAGCGCACCTTATTCGAGATAAACACCACCTCAAAGAGACTCGGCTCCCCTTCATCCTCTGGATCAAACAAAAAAGGATCCACTGGAATAGGATCCCCGGATTGCCATTTGGCCGACTCCACCACGATCTTTTTCATCACCCCCATCGCCTGGATCCAGTTGCTCTTGCCAGCAGCGTTGGGGCCGTAGATGACTGATGATTTGAGAAGCTTGGGGGCATCCCGACGCCCGGTTTCAATACAGTGCTCCGGATGCTCTTTGAAGGGAGTCACGGCCACCATGTCCAAGGTCTGGGGTTCCTGGAAGGAGCGAAAGTGGCCAACGGTCAACTGGATCAGCATGTCAGATTCCAAACAAGAGGTGAATTTCACCTTATAATGGAAATTTTGCAGAAAATTTGCAAAATTTTTCCTCCTAGGAAAAAATCAATCCACTGAAAGCAATGAAGGAAATTTATTCTCCCCTTTTAATACCCCTTTTTTTCATAGCCAGCACTACCGCCAAAAATAACCAGAGAAGCTAAAAAAACAATCATGTTATCATGGCAGCTCCAATCAAACAGGAGCCAAGTGATGGAAGATATCGACCGGCTTAAATCACGCAAACTGCTCTGCCAGGCACTGAATAATCCTGAGGCTAATTTTCGGGAGGGGCAGTGGCAGGCGATCACTCAGCTGGTGCATCAAAAATCCCGGCTGCTCATGGTGCAACGCACCGGCTGGGGCAAGAGCCTGGTTTACTTCCTTGCTACCAAGCTCCTACGGGATCGCGGGGCAGGCCCTACCCTGTTGATCTCTCCCCTGCTGGCACTCATGCGCAATCAGCTGGAAGCTGCCAAACGCCTCGGTGTAATGGCGGCTACCCTCAATTCAGCCAACAAGGATGAGTGGGAGCCCATTCAACAAGCTCTCTTGAACGATTCGTTGGATCTCCTGCTCATCTCCCCGGAGCGACTGGCCAATGAATCGTTCCGGGAAAATATTCTCATGGAAATCGCCCAAACCATCGGCCTTTTCGTGGTAGATGAGGCCCACTGTATCTCCGACTGGGGCCACGATTTTCGACCGGACTATCGACGCATCACCCGTATCCTTCAAGCACTTCCCTCCAACCTCCCGATGCTGGCCACTACCGCCACTGCCAATGACCGGGTCGTGGGAGATGTGACCGAACAGTTGGGGCCAAACCTGCAACTGATCCGTGGTCCCCTGCGCCGAAACTCTCTCTATCTACAAAACATTGATATGCCAGAAGCGGCTGATCGGTTGGCCCTTCTGGCTGAAAAAATCCCCAAAATCCCTGGCTGTGGCATCGTCTACACCCTCACCGTCCAGGATGCCCGGCAAGTAGCCGACTGGCTGCAACAAAACCAAATTGACGCCGAAGCCTATTGGGGGGGATTGGATACCCCTATCCGATTGGAACTGGAAGAGCGCCTGCTGAAAAATCAGATCAAGGTTTTAGTGGCGACCAGTGCATTGGGCATGGGATTCGACAAACCGGATCTGGGGTTTGTCATCCACTATCAACGCCCCCAATCAGTCATCCACTACTATCAGCAGGTGGGGCGTGCCGGACGTGCCATGGAGCAGGCCTTTGGGTTTTTGTTGAGTGGTGACGATGACGATGAAATCATCGACTATTTCATCCATAACGCCTACCCCAAAAAACGACTCATACAGGAAATTCTCGCAGCCCTGGAAGAGTCTCCAGAGGGACTCAACATACGAGAGCTTGAAAGATGCACCAATTATTCCTTCGGTGAAATCAATAAAACCATCAAAATTTTAGCCACCGAATCCCCCGC from Magnetococcales bacterium carries:
- a CDS encoding UDP-N-acetylglucosamine 2-epimerase (hydrolyzing), whose amino-acid sequence is MSTPPPKICVVTGTRAEYGHLYWVMKEIAQAPDLALQVVVT
- a CDS encoding RloB domain-containing protein, giving the protein MSRGKTVPGTGKSSAREHTKRKEVRLGRSHRKKRATPKRILVVCEDSESAVNYLTDLIRDKFFKKQHQINVVKSHFGTDPNNVVNSAVAIFNAEQRSEKKGGTPYEAVYCLFDGDSAISFSRKESFQKAISRLQGNLFGEKISCSSIVTTPCLEYWFLLHFGFFEPPYNDCDGLIDNELRMKSKMDDYGKGNKQIFDLLESCSDGWEKAEERALQVGVSSNLIQPKNPSTQLPTLLKAIRAL
- a CDS encoding ATP-binding protein; translation: MLIQLTVGHFRSFQEPQTLDMVAVTPFKEHPEHCIETGRRDAPKLLKSSVIYGPNAAGKSNWIQAMGVMKKIVVESAKWQSGDPIPVDPFLFDPEDEGEPSLFEVVFISNKVRYQYGFTATKERVEEEWLYSFGKAGEREAKRTWIERGRDVESGEEIWNCPAIQKMEGKRNLTLYQEKTRNNALFLSTAIQLNSPSMEPVFGWFRDKLRIRIDTPGEEESVLPVKTWEACREERGREWALVFLKLADASISHLDIDVEIIPRTNWGAPSMKELLGRFEGGRVMMNQKVLDGATIGSYMAASSKIVEGETSSLIKRPWDAESVGTHKMFLLAGYWLELLNQGLVLFIDELDNSLHHKLVRALFDLVHDTRTNPQGAQLIATTHDVALLDSDLLRRDQIWMIEKGNDLGSELYPISDFDVREEYAFQKRYLNGRYGALPILPRLVGKSGLDSGRKKRKGPEE
- a CDS encoding ATP-dependent DNA helicase RecQ, which gives rise to MEDIDRLKSRKLLCQALNNPEANFREGQWQAITQLVHQKSRLLMVQRTGWGKSLVYFLATKLLRDRGAGPTLLISPLLALMRNQLEAAKRLGVMAATLNSANKDEWEPIQQALLNDSLDLLLISPERLANESFRENILMEIAQTIGLFVVDEAHCISDWGHDFRPDYRRITRILQALPSNLPMLATTATANDRVVGDVTEQLGPNLQLIRGPLRRNSLYLQNIDMPEAADRLALLAEKIPKIPGCGIVYTLTVQDARQVADWLQQNQIDAEAYWGGLDTPIRLELEERLLKNQIKVLVATSALGMGFDKPDLGFVIHYQRPQSVIHYYQQVGRAGRAMEQAFGFLLSGDDDDEIIDYFIHNAYPKKRLIQEILAALEESPEGLNIRELERCTNYSFGEINKTIKILATESPALIAPHKHSWYRTTAPYQPDMAKTNTLISLRMQEKQRMIDYLHHDKCLAVFLAAELDDPDTTPCGKCAPCRGKPLMRENQSEAKVIEAQQFLELTALPIQPIKQWPKSAFPKYGWQGNIAKELHMEEGRALCRWGDPGWGRMVRDGKQKQGRFDDQLVVAMAEMIRERWQPEPMPTWICPIPSTNHPRLVLEFSERLGQALALPVIACVEKTKPTQPQKEMQNRYQQAHNLDGAFHIEALVMRDEPVLLVDDMVHSRWTLTVVAALLRNRGSGPVFPVTLAQVISR